The following coding sequences lie in one Chryseobacterium culicis genomic window:
- a CDS encoding glutamine synthetase III yields MSTLRFKALETLPFKDFRKDNSVEIPAKLSELFCKNVFSEETMREYLTKEAFGSIMDAIKKGTKIQRHIADQVAVAMKDWAMSKGVTHYTHWFQPLTGTTAEKHDSFFTPIEGGRAIERFSGNMLIQQEPDASSFPNGGIRNTFEARGYTAWDPTSPAFIMGTTLCIPSIFISYTGETLDYKAPLLRALSAVDEAATNVMQYFDKNVTKVTPTLGWEQEYFLVDSALYQSRPDLVLTGKTLLGHSPAKGQQLDDHYFGSIPTRVMNFMKELEIECMKLGIPATTRHNEVAPNQFELAPMFEEVNVAVDHNSLLMDIMARVAHKHHFHILFHEKPFAGVNGSGKHNNWSLATDTGENLLSPGKNPKKNLQFLTFFVNTIKAVHEYADLLRASIASASNDHRLGANEAPPAIISVFIGSQLFSVLEELEKVTNGKLSPEEKTELKLNVVGKIPEILLDNTDRNRTSPFAFTGNKFEIRAVGSSANCAESMTVMNTIAAKQLNDFKKEVDALIETGLKKDEAIFNVLREYIKQCKNIMFEGDGYSDDWAKEAKKRGLNNLKTTPEALKQEMDKKFLDLYEEMGIFNHREVEARNEIKLEKYSTVIDIEARVLGDIARNHIIPSALNYQNRLIENVKGLKEIFGDKEFKTLAKEQMSLITSISENVSKIKLGVEDLLKARETAKSTSDSQKQAESYCNKVKPLFDPIREASDALEMMVDDELWPMTKYREMLFTK; encoded by the coding sequence ATGTCAACCTTAAGATTCAAAGCATTAGAAACCCTTCCATTTAAGGATTTCAGAAAAGACAACTCTGTTGAGATCCCTGCGAAATTATCAGAGCTATTCTGTAAAAATGTTTTCTCAGAAGAAACCATGAGAGAATATTTAACGAAAGAAGCATTCGGTTCTATCATGGATGCGATTAAAAAAGGAACTAAGATCCAGAGACATATTGCAGACCAGGTAGCTGTAGCAATGAAAGACTGGGCAATGAGCAAAGGTGTAACACACTATACTCACTGGTTTCAGCCTTTAACAGGTACTACTGCAGAAAAGCACGATTCTTTCTTCACTCCGATTGAAGGAGGCAGAGCTATTGAAAGATTCAGTGGAAACATGCTTATCCAGCAGGAGCCTGACGCATCGTCTTTCCCTAACGGAGGTATCAGAAATACTTTTGAAGCAAGAGGTTATACAGCTTGGGATCCTACATCTCCGGCATTCATTATGGGAACTACATTATGCATCCCTTCAATCTTTATCTCTTATACAGGAGAAACATTGGATTATAAAGCACCTCTTTTAAGAGCTTTGAGTGCTGTAGATGAAGCGGCAACAAATGTAATGCAGTATTTTGACAAAAACGTAACGAAAGTAACGCCTACTTTGGGTTGGGAGCAGGAATATTTTCTTGTTGATTCAGCATTATACCAATCACGTCCGGATCTTGTATTAACAGGTAAGACATTGTTAGGACATTCTCCGGCAAAAGGTCAGCAGCTGGACGACCACTATTTCGGTTCTATTCCTACAAGAGTAATGAACTTCATGAAAGAGCTGGAAATCGAGTGTATGAAATTAGGTATTCCTGCTACAACAAGACACAATGAGGTGGCACCTAACCAGTTTGAGCTTGCGCCAATGTTTGAAGAAGTAAACGTTGCTGTAGACCACAACTCTTTGTTGATGGACATCATGGCAAGAGTAGCTCACAAACACCACTTCCACATCCTTTTCCACGAAAAACCATTCGCTGGAGTAAACGGAAGCGGAAAACACAACAACTGGTCTTTAGCAACAGATACTGGAGAAAACCTGTTAAGCCCAGGAAAAAATCCAAAGAAAAACTTACAGTTCTTAACATTCTTTGTTAACACCATCAAAGCAGTTCATGAATATGCAGACCTTTTAAGAGCAAGTATCGCTTCTGCAAGCAATGACCACAGACTTGGGGCTAACGAAGCTCCACCGGCAATTATTTCCGTATTCATCGGAAGTCAGTTGTTCAGCGTATTGGAAGAACTTGAAAAAGTAACCAACGGAAAATTATCTCCGGAAGAGAAAACAGAATTAAAATTAAATGTAGTTGGAAAAATTCCTGAAATCCTGTTAGATAATACAGACAGAAACAGAACTTCTCCATTTGCATTTACAGGAAATAAATTTGAAATCAGAGCGGTAGGTTCTTCTGCAAACTGCGCAGAGTCTATGACTGTAATGAACACCATTGCAGCAAAACAGTTAAATGATTTCAAGAAAGAAGTTGATGCTTTAATTGAAACAGGTCTTAAGAAAGATGAAGCCATCTTCAATGTATTGAGAGAATACATCAAGCAGTGTAAAAACATTATGTTTGAAGGTGATGGATATTCTGATGACTGGGCAAAAGAAGCTAAGAAAAGAGGATTAAACAACCTTAAAACAACTCCTGAAGCTTTAAAGCAGGAAATGGACAAGAAATTCTTAGATCTATATGAAGAGATGGGAATCTTTAACCACAGAGAAGTTGAAGCAAGAAATGAAATTAAATTAGAGAAATACTCTACTGTTATTGATATTGAGGCAAGAGTTTTAGGTGATATCGCAAGAAACCACATTATTCCTTCTGCATTAAACTATCAGAACAGATTAATTGAAAACGTAAAAGGTCTTAAAGAAATCTTTGGTGATAAAGAATTCAAAACTTTAGCAAAAGAACAAATGAGTTTAATTACAAGCATTTCTGAAAATGTTTCTAAAATTAAGCTTGGTGTTGAAGATCTTTTGAAAGCCAGAGAAACCGCAAAAAGTACATCAGACAGCCAAAAACAGGCAGAAAGCTATTGTAATAAAGTAAAACCATTATTCGATCCAATCAGAGAAGCTTCTGATGCACTGGAAATGATGGTAGACGATGAGCTTTGGCCGATGACAAAATACAGAGAAATGTTGTTTACAAAATAA
- a CDS encoding DUF6909 family protein — protein MTNSRARETTEAIERLYISMRHLFYRGFFKPGGVSGESIRSLLKTINPEIYGTMNIPSKLELDGLMYVLDRLPEGIEECAFIHLTSDEGFDKGSFEPIVPKKRRRNCYRIDEHQMNIEVLLGRSEIYDILTHLTFLFIEADKIRNLAFIQDENWKPTRAFKIIEEVVKGEKKFSRKEKEVALIHLSSLIGRSFDETLRAYNTFGDDQNPDRLFKIIYNLGKVSLDDAKGSREREIHFSSILKERVGHHYFGEKWANKVKEVLFENNLHMRPLHIISANMHSVKNMLYANNALKKKQHHEIDYKLYEEISNKKELRDKVLKYALDEGMIHIGDKSGSNIDVQIIDLSKTDLKNTPFADCKFGGDDVVMVFDYAFGEQAFEVMDELLRPFEHKGEVYMMHVKSVSIMGKAGILTGEKGDIMIPTSHIFEGTADNYPFENALKLEDFNDDELKAFEGPMITVLGTSLQNKDILSYFMNTSWKAIGLEMEGAHYQKAIQVASKIRHHISPDLFVMYAYYASDNPLETGSTLSSGGLGLTGVKPTYLITLRILEKILRSGKKEVSTKK, from the coding sequence ATGACAAATTCTAGAGCAAGAGAAACAACAGAGGCTATTGAAAGACTATACATCTCTATGAGACATTTATTTTATAGAGGATTTTTCAAGCCGGGTGGAGTTTCAGGAGAGAGTATCAGAAGTTTGTTAAAGACCATCAATCCGGAAATTTATGGAACCATGAATATTCCAAGCAAACTGGAGCTTGACGGCTTGATGTATGTACTGGACAGACTTCCGGAAGGAATTGAAGAATGTGCTTTTATTCATCTTACATCTGATGAAGGGTTTGATAAAGGAAGTTTCGAACCCATTGTTCCCAAGAAAAGAAGAAGAAACTGTTATAGAATAGACGAACACCAGATGAATATTGAGGTTCTTTTGGGCCGTTCCGAAATTTATGACATTCTTACCCACCTTACCTTCCTTTTTATAGAAGCAGATAAAATCCGTAACCTGGCATTCATTCAGGATGAAAACTGGAAGCCTACACGCGCCTTCAAAATCATTGAAGAAGTAGTAAAAGGAGAAAAGAAATTCAGCAGAAAAGAAAAAGAAGTGGCGCTTATCCATCTTTCTTCTTTAATAGGAAGATCTTTTGATGAAACTTTAAGGGCTTACAATACTTTTGGTGACGATCAAAATCCTGACCGTTTGTTTAAAATCATTTACAACTTAGGAAAAGTAAGTCTTGATGATGCAAAAGGAAGCAGAGAAAGAGAAATTCATTTCAGTTCTATATTAAAAGAAAGAGTAGGACACCATTATTTTGGAGAAAAATGGGCCAACAAAGTGAAAGAGGTTTTATTTGAAAACAATCTTCACATGCGTCCGTTACATATTATTTCTGCCAATATGCATTCGGTGAAAAATATGCTGTATGCCAATAATGCCCTTAAAAAGAAGCAGCATCATGAAATTGATTACAAACTGTACGAAGAAATTTCAAACAAAAAAGAACTTCGTGATAAGGTATTGAAATATGCTTTGGATGAAGGGATGATTCATATTGGTGACAAAAGCGGGAGCAATATTGATGTTCAGATTATAGACCTCAGCAAAACAGACCTGAAGAATACACCATTTGCTGATTGCAAGTTCGGAGGAGATGATGTGGTGATGGTTTTTGATTATGCATTCGGTGAACAGGCGTTCGAAGTAATGGATGAGTTACTTAGACCTTTTGAGCATAAAGGTGAAGTGTATATGATGCATGTAAAATCTGTTTCCATTATGGGGAAAGCAGGTATCCTTACCGGAGAAAAAGGAGATATTATGATTCCTACTTCTCATATTTTTGAAGGAACAGCAGATAACTATCCTTTTGAAAATGCTTTAAAGCTGGAAGATTTCAACGATGATGAACTGAAAGCTTTTGAAGGACCAATGATTACTGTTTTAGGAACTTCTCTTCAGAATAAAGATATCCTTTCTTACTTTATGAATACTTCATGGAAGGCTATTGGTCTTGAAATGGAAGGAGCACATTATCAGAAAGCCATTCAGGTAGCCTCTAAAATCAGACATCACATTTCACCGGATCTGTTTGTAATGTATGCTTATTATGCATCGGATAATCCGCTGGAAACAGGAAGTACACTGTCTTCAGGAGGCTTAGGTCTTACAGGAGTAAAACCAACCTATCTGATCACTTTAAGAATCCTTGAAAAGATTTTAAGAAGTGGAAAGAAAGAAGTTTCCACTAAAAAATAA
- a CDS encoding DUF1572 domain-containing protein, giving the protein MSSVSQLAKRFREVLLDGLWIANTNFKDQLSDVSWEQAVTKIDSLNTIAMLTFHIDYYIAGIINVFEGGNLEIKDQFSFDLPPIESQKQWEDLLDKFWKNSEKFAALLEQMPDSKLDEVFADEKYGTYCRNIDGMIEHSYYHLGQITLIKKLLKSL; this is encoded by the coding sequence ATGAGCTCAGTTTCACAACTTGCGAAAAGATTCAGAGAGGTTCTGCTGGATGGTCTCTGGATCGCCAATACCAATTTTAAAGATCAGCTTTCAGATGTAAGTTGGGAACAGGCTGTGACAAAGATAGACTCTCTTAATACCATTGCAATGCTCACTTTTCATATTGATTATTATATTGCAGGAATTATTAATGTTTTTGAAGGTGGGAATCTTGAAATTAAAGATCAATTCAGTTTTGATCTTCCTCCCATAGAATCGCAGAAGCAATGGGAGGATCTGTTGGATAAATTTTGGAAAAATTCTGAAAAATTCGCAGCACTTCTGGAACAGATGCCTGATTCTAAACTTGATGAGGTTTTTGCAGATGAAAAGTACGGAACTTACTGTAGGAATATCGATGGAATGATTGAACACAGCTATTATCATCTGGGACAAATTACTTTAATCAAAAAACTATTAAAAAGCCTCTGA
- a CDS encoding M1 family metallopeptidase, with product MRKSAAIIFAFIISQFQAQQGAYYQQAAKYKMDIDVNAEKFTYQGKQILEYTNNSPDELNVVYFHLYWNAFKPNSMMDQRVASQGKNGDGRLQKDGISRLASIPKDQEGAQNIHWIKQNGKDLKFEVQETIMKVYLAEPIKPNSTTTFTMDWDSVIPQQIRRSGRNNREGVDMTMTQWYPKIAEYDYDGWATFDYLGREFHAPFSDFDVTIKINKDYVVGAGGILENPTEVKGYDANAKIKTEKDKKATWKWTAKNILDFAWSADRDYSVESFNVPEGPKVYLVYQKNDKTKAWGESQPYITKYFQIMNAHFGKYVYPTYAFIQGGDGGMEYGMCTMILGEAKNVKDLMGLMAHEGSHSWYQQMLATNESVRPWMDEGFTSYAEGYTMYQLFPEDLPNPFAKTLDGYRKFIKKGIEEPAVWLGDHHDNGTSYTYASYVKGELYLVQLGYIMGEQNLAETLKQYYDQWSMKHPSDRDFLHIAQKVSGMDLKWFHNYWINTTKTIDYGIKEVKYDTKSTTITLVNNGQVPMPIDFGVMTADKKVITYQIPLNMTHTWKEKDIYGELKTMPYWPWTQKEYTLTIPYTKSQLSVLGIDFSQRIADVNMENNFVEVK from the coding sequence ATGAGAAAATCGGCTGCAATCATTTTTGCGTTTATCATTTCACAATTTCAGGCTCAGCAAGGAGCTTATTATCAGCAGGCTGCGAAGTACAAGATGGATATTGATGTCAATGCTGAAAAATTTACCTATCAGGGAAAACAAATATTAGAATACACCAACAATTCGCCGGATGAGCTGAATGTGGTTTATTTCCACTTATACTGGAATGCTTTCAAACCTAATTCTATGATGGATCAGAGAGTGGCTTCCCAAGGAAAAAATGGTGACGGAAGACTGCAGAAAGACGGAATTTCAAGACTGGCTTCTATTCCAAAAGATCAGGAAGGTGCTCAGAATATTCACTGGATTAAACAAAATGGAAAAGACCTGAAATTTGAAGTTCAGGAAACCATTATGAAAGTATACCTGGCAGAACCTATCAAGCCAAATTCTACCACTACGTTTACGATGGACTGGGATTCTGTAATCCCTCAGCAGATCAGAAGAAGCGGAAGAAACAACAGGGAAGGTGTAGATATGACAATGACACAATGGTACCCGAAAATTGCGGAGTACGATTATGACGGGTGGGCAACTTTTGATTATCTGGGAAGAGAATTTCATGCGCCGTTCTCAGATTTTGATGTTACCATTAAAATTAATAAAGATTATGTAGTGGGAGCAGGAGGAATTCTGGAGAACCCTACAGAAGTAAAAGGCTACGATGCCAATGCTAAAATAAAAACAGAAAAAGATAAAAAGGCAACCTGGAAATGGACGGCAAAAAATATCCTTGACTTTGCATGGAGTGCAGACAGAGATTATTCTGTAGAAAGCTTCAATGTTCCTGAGGGCCCAAAAGTATATCTGGTCTATCAGAAAAATGATAAAACAAAAGCCTGGGGTGAATCTCAGCCTTATATCACGAAGTATTTCCAGATCATGAATGCTCACTTTGGAAAATATGTATACCCAACTTATGCCTTTATCCAGGGAGGAGATGGCGGAATGGAGTACGGAATGTGTACTATGATTTTAGGGGAAGCTAAAAATGTTAAAGATTTAATGGGCTTAATGGCTCACGAAGGCTCTCATTCATGGTATCAGCAAATGCTGGCTACTAACGAATCTGTTCGTCCATGGATGGATGAAGGGTTCACAAGCTATGCAGAAGGATATACCATGTATCAGCTGTTCCCTGAAGATCTGCCGAACCCATTTGCAAAAACGCTTGATGGTTACAGAAAATTTATCAAAAAAGGAATTGAAGAACCGGCTGTTTGGTTAGGAGATCATCATGATAACGGTACGTCTTATACCTATGCATCTTATGTAAAAGGAGAATTATATCTGGTACAGCTTGGATACATTATGGGAGAGCAGAACCTTGCAGAAACGTTAAAACAATATTATGATCAATGGAGTATGAAACATCCTTCAGACAGAGATTTCCTTCACATTGCCCAAAAGGTTTCCGGAATGGATCTTAAGTGGTTCCATAACTATTGGATTAATACAACAAAGACAATCGATTACGGAATTAAAGAGGTAAAATATGATACCAAGTCCACCACTATTACATTGGTTAATAATGGTCAGGTTCCAATGCCTATTGATTTTGGAGTGATGACAGCGGATAAGAAAGTTATTACGTACCAGATCCCATTGAATATGACTCATACATGGAAAGAAAAAGATATCTATGGAGAGCTTAAAACAATGCCTTACTGGCCCTGGACTCAGAAAGAATACACGCTTACCATTCCTTATACCAAATCTCAGTTATCTGTTTTGGGAATTGATTTCAGTCAGAGAATTGCAGATGTAAATATGGAGAATAATTTTGTAGAAGTAAAATAA
- a CDS encoding type III pantothenate kinase: MNSIVINVGNSNIRFGLFNGDNCDVSWVINTKPYRTADELYVQMLMLYQTYKIEPKEIDKVIIGSVVPQLTKVMSSGIKKIHGTTAVIVDRNTPSAVQAKSKQMGTDIYANLVAAHNLYPGKKKIVIDFGTALTASCVAETGETLGVIIAPGIVTSLNSLINQTAQLPDIELKKPKSVLGLDTVTCMQSGMVYGFLGMVEGFVNRINEEVNDDCFVVATGGVSHVYKPLTDKIHVMDRLHTLKGLYFLGKDL, from the coding sequence ATGAATTCAATCGTAATCAATGTAGGGAACAGCAATATCAGATTTGGTCTTTTCAATGGTGATAATTGTGATGTTTCGTGGGTAATCAATACAAAGCCTTACAGAACGGCAGATGAACTTTATGTACAGATGCTGATGCTTTACCAGACGTATAAAATTGAACCCAAAGAAATCGATAAGGTAATTATCGGATCCGTAGTACCTCAGCTTACCAAAGTAATGAGCTCAGGAATCAAAAAAATTCATGGAACTACTGCTGTTATTGTTGATAGGAATACTCCTTCAGCGGTGCAGGCAAAATCCAAGCAGATGGGTACAGATATCTATGCAAACCTTGTAGCAGCCCATAATCTATATCCTGGTAAGAAAAAGATTGTTATCGATTTCGGAACGGCTCTTACAGCAAGTTGTGTGGCTGAAACCGGAGAGACCTTAGGTGTAATTATTGCTCCGGGAATTGTTACTTCTCTGAATTCACTCATCAACCAGACGGCACAGCTTCCGGATATCGAACTGAAAAAGCCAAAATCTGTTTTGGGATTGGATACCGTAACCTGTATGCAGAGTGGAATGGTGTATGGCTTCTTAGGAATGGTAGAAGGTTTTGTCAACCGTATCAATGAAGAAGTTAATGATGATTGTTTTGTAGTGGCAACGGGAGGAGTTTCCCACGTCTATAAACCTTTGACAGACAAAATTCATGTGATGGACAGACTTCACACCCTGAAAGGACTTTACTTCCTTGGAAAAGATTTATAA
- a CDS encoding GNAT family N-acetyltransferase encodes MKKFPIIETERLILSQLEEKDIPFIVEYLQHRIYSDLTSNIPYPYVENDARSWLEMSKEAFDNNTGYTFGIRNKDGHIIGAIGLHDRDDDKAELGYWIGMSYWNKGYVTEAAKAVVDFGFNTLKFNKIFATHFLHNPASGRIMEKIGMEQEAVLKQEIKKDGEYFDIVRYSIFND; translated from the coding sequence ATGAAAAAATTTCCGATTATAGAAACTGAAAGGCTTATTCTTTCACAACTGGAGGAGAAGGATATTCCTTTTATTGTTGAATATCTTCAGCATAGAATTTATTCTGATCTTACCTCCAATATTCCTTATCCCTACGTAGAAAATGATGCCAGATCCTGGCTGGAAATGTCAAAAGAAGCTTTTGATAACAATACCGGATATACTTTTGGGATTCGTAATAAAGATGGACATATTATCGGAGCAATCGGCCTTCATGACAGAGATGATGATAAAGCAGAGCTTGGCTATTGGATAGGAATGTCTTATTGGAATAAAGGATATGTGACCGAAGCTGCAAAAGCTGTTGTAGATTTTGGTTTTAATACCTTGAAATTCAATAAAATTTTTGCGACTCATTTCCTTCATAACCCGGCATCCGGAAGAATTATGGAAAAAATAGGAATGGAGCAGGAAGCCGTTTTAAAACAGGAAATTAAGAAAGACGGAGAATATTTTGATATCGTGAGATATTCTATTTTTAATGACTGA
- a CDS encoding nucleoside deaminase, translated as MFTDEYYMKMALQEAEAALEKDEVPIGCVVVSNNRIIARAHNLTETLNDVTAHAEMQAITSAANFLGGKYLKDCTLYVTMEPCVMCSGALSWSQISKVVIGARDEQRGFINKHLSLHPKTEVITGIMEAECSSIVKDFFKSKR; from the coding sequence ATGTTTACAGACGAATATTATATGAAAATGGCACTGCAGGAAGCAGAAGCCGCATTAGAAAAAGATGAGGTTCCTATTGGATGTGTTGTGGTTTCCAATAACAGGATTATTGCAAGAGCCCATAACCTTACTGAAACACTGAATGATGTTACCGCACATGCTGAAATGCAGGCGATCACCTCAGCAGCAAACTTTCTTGGAGGAAAATACTTAAAAGACTGTACACTTTATGTAACCATGGAGCCATGTGTCATGTGTTCCGGCGCACTTTCCTGGTCTCAGATCTCTAAAGTAGTCATTGGAGCCCGTGATGAACAGAGAGGGTTTATCAATAAACATCTTTCGCTGCATCCGAAAACAGAAGTTATCACAGGAATCATGGAAGCCGAATGCTCTTCAATCGTTAAAGATTTTTTTAAAAGCAAAAGATAG